The genomic stretch TACTTCTCCAGGTTACTAGCAttggtctcctcgagctctttgacgCGTTCCTCCAACCCATCAGTCTCCTTTCTGCTGATGGCCAGATCATCTTGAAGCTTAGAGGCTTCCTTGAAATTAATCAAagaagcctccttgtacttctcttcaGCTTCAATGGCTTTGGTCAAGGCAGCCTGGTGTTGTTTCAACTCTTCGGCCAGCTTGGTCTTATGTTCGAGCAGTTCAGCATTTTTCTTCTCGGCTGCCTTGAGCTACTCAGTGTATTTGGCCTCAGTCGTCTTAAGCTCCTTAGTGTGTTTATCCTCAGACGCTCTAAGCTGTTCACCAAGCCTCTTCTCGTATTGAGCAGTCAATGTCCCCGAGCGGTGCCAGCCAACGCTCATGGTTAGAACTCCTTGGGACCagaaaaaagataaaaatgttagTGGAAATAAAGtgacaagataaacaaataaagctCAGCAAAAAATGGCAACTTACGCTGAGAACTTCGTTCAACTCACGGTTGAAGATCTGCTCGACTTCCATGGAGTCAGTGTTGTTGATGGCCTCTCAGCTACATCGATGCCTCGATAGCTTTGTCAGCTTATCTTTGGCTGAGCTAAGAGCCATGTTCATCAGAGCTTCTCCTGTCTGATCAGGAGGTGTATGGTTAGCGGGAGTTGGAGGAGTTTGGTCGGTAGGCGCTGGAGGAAGAGTCTAGTCGACGGGAGCTGATGGCGACGTCTGGTcg from Humulus lupulus chromosome 5, drHumLupu1.1, whole genome shotgun sequence encodes the following:
- the LOC133780050 gene encoding uncharacterized protein LOC133780050 — its product is MEVEQIFNRELNEVLSLKAAEKKNAELLEHKTKLAEELKQHQAALTKAIEAEEKYKEASLINFKEASKLQDDLAISRKETDGLEERVKELEETNASNLEKYKGATFKCFYMFWKNNRGVDFNYLLDRMRQFELNRCLALLEEEERGKVPASPEISLATGIDGLGEEIGASVDQQIPQDPPAS